A region of the Gadus morhua chromosome 1, gadMor3.0, whole genome shotgun sequence genome:
TTTGGTGAGCCAAAGAAAGTATAAACGTAGACATCCATTCAAAGCATTTCCTGAAAACAGCCTTATTATTGACGTTTATAGCAATAATATGGTTCAGGATTATtctgatgacgatgatgacaatgatgatCATGACCATGATCCCCATCATGATCATGGTCGTGTTATTGAGAATATCGGAAGGGTCTACTCATCAGAGGCCTTGTTCATCTTGTAGGCCTTACCTCTAGGAAGGGGAACACCAGTCCCACAGTGAAGTTGCACAACCAGTGGACTGATCCCGCCACCATGAAGGCAGCCGGCCTGGACGACTGCCTGAAGATCTCCGTAGTCACCACGTAGGGAATGGGACCTAGATACGCACGTAAGATGCGGTCGGACAGGGTTTAACCTCCCGGCACCGTGTCTGGTACATGTCACCGTAGTCTACGAGGAGCAAGGGCTCACTAATTGAGGAAGAGGATCATTTGTCAGGCCTTTAGCTTAAATATGCATTATTATATGTCAACACATCCAAACAACACTCAGGGCTAATGGGGCGCCATGGTttgatgagtgtgtgcgtaaaCAACCAAAGGGTCACAGGATCACTCACTGGGGCCTATGGCGTGGCCAATGACGTAGATGATGATGCAGGCTATGCTGAGATAGGGCATCCAGGATAAGCTCTCCTGTGAAGACACATGGCAACAAAACAGCCCGCCATCAATGTTAACTATGAGGCCTTCAAAGGATTACGAGCACTAAAGAAACCATACCATTCAGGGCATGTAGACAAGAAGACGCTCCACCTTGTATATGCACAGCTAATGAATGACCCATGCATGAGCCACCAGAGAactatatttgtttattttgcaaCAGTATGTAGCAGAATTGCTAATGCAGTATTTCAATAGAAACACTGTAGCTTTTCGATATCTGCTCTTATTATAATCTACAATGAATATTTCGCCTGTGCCAATGTGCCACACATGGACAATGGATGGGGTGCTATGAGGTATTACTTTCTATTTTTAACTATTGGggactacacacagacacacaggcagcccTTCTGAGAACGGGGCACTGCCAAGAGTGTACAGCAAGATAAGAATGGGAACGCACCAATGTCAAAATAAATGAGAAGTGGGATGTTTATGATAGCCTGTAGATGGCAGCAGCGTTATGTTTTCCCACTATATTGGGTAACTTAAACCAAATGTTACCTGGAATTTGAGGGCTATGGTGAGTAAAACACACGCTGCACAGCAGATCCCAAACCCGATCAGCAAAAGAAGCCTTCGACCTGCGGCCTCTACAATGAACACCTGGGATTATAACATCCatatcaattaaaacattaaaaataaattgtaataacaaaacccccccaaaaaaaaacaacaaccctcAACAAGTCATCCAGTGCAAAGGTTGACTTTGAAACAACCAATATTAAAACTCATTAAAAAGTGAAGAATAAAGCTGTCCGTTGGGAATTAGCCAAGTCCACTTACTGTGTAAGGACACAGAAAATCAGTTGAACATGTTTAAATCAGACCACTTTTAGTCCACACTGTATGATGGACGATAGATGAACCCTGCATTCTGCTTTCcctcaacactaacacacatcgTTCTGGTGAGCAGCGTACTTACAGCCGCAATGGTCATGACGACGTTGACTGCCCCTGTCCCCACGGTAACAAACTGGATATGGTTCTCCTGGACACCGGCTGAGGCATAGATGCTGTCTGCATAGTAGTAGATCTAGGAGCAATTAATATCACTTGTAAACATAGGCATGTGTAGGATTACAGCGTCAAATACATCAATAAACACATGTATAACTCCCTGACTAGCTGTGACTGAAATAAACCAATTTAATTTACTTCAGGTACACGTTTTTTCTAACCAAAACCCCCAAAATAATTGTTTAGCCTATTATTTGCTGAATGGTGGGGGGCTAGGCTGAACTATGCGATTATGCAGTCTGCCCTGTTGCTTTAGTAAGCAGAATGGTATGATTAATTAGTCTGTATAAGTTCAGTATTACACAACACGGAGGAAGCTTTAAGGTAGAAGCTGTAAGACCTTCCCTTCCTTGTTTCTGCCTAACACGGCTGTTGGAAAAATGATGATGGTGGAATGAATCACGGGGTTTGCTGACAGGACAGCTCTGTTTCTTGCCTTTCTGTGTTGTTCCTCAACAACGACATCTAAAGCCCTGCAGGTAAGCATCTATCTGAGGTTCGCTAGACACAAAACACGCAAGTATTTCATAAAAGATGAACCAATGTAGCGGCAGTCCAGGACGGGGCTCGGGGAGTCTCACCGCGTTGACCCCCGAGAGCTGCTGGCCCATGTTCATGACGATGATGGAGGTGAGCTGCCAGCGGAGGGAGGCCTGGGACAGCAGGCTGACCACAGACAGCTGGCCCTCCGCCCGCTCCGATTGGTTCTCCAGACGCATCTCGGACAGCtcctcgtccacctcctcccagCCCCGCAGACGCTGCAGTGCTGGGGGGgcggagacggggggggggggggaatacatAAAGACAGTGTTAGAAAAAGTAGGGTTTTAAAAGTATTCAATTTACTGTAAACAGGTCTGAGCTATGCCCCAGGTCTTACTGCCCTACCTAGTAGTGTGCCACCCTTTCCTTTAAATAGATGTTAGTGTAATAGATCTATTCAGGTATTTGTGTTATCCCATCATTTAATCAGATGTACGGTGCACATTTTATCTTATCTTACTGTAAAATAGGACCTGATTGAGAGTCCCGTTCCTTTACCTTTCCTTGCGGTGGTGTCGTCCCCTCTCTGGATGAGCAGGTACCGGGGGCTCTCTGGgaacagcggcagcagcagcagctccaccacGGCAGGGATACCCGTCAGACCCAGCATCAGAGGCCAGCCTGGGggagagggcagacagacagacagacagacagacagacgggtagaccgaccgacagacagacagacagaccgacggacagacagacgggtagaccgacagacagacagacagacagacagacagacagacagacagacagacagaccgacggacaaacaggcagacagtcagacaagttgacatacaaacagacggataggcagacagacgggtagaccgacagacaagacagacagaccgaccgacaaacaggcagacagtcagacggggagacagacagacagataggcagacagacagacagacagacagatgggcagacagacagattggcAGTCAGACAGTAAAGCAGACAGTCATGAACAGAcgaacaaacagacagacagacagagagtcagtcAGTTTACTCAGTCAGACATTACATCAGCACTCAACCAATCCCCAATATCAATGTAATGATACTGCATAATGTGACTCAGTGCTCTGAGGATGTATACGGTTTAATACAGTATAGATCATATACAcgtagataaatatatatatgggcCCAGACCTGTGCTGTTCCCTAGGATGTTCCTGATGCCCAGCACCTGGGCGCTGAGGATCCCAATGGTGATGAACAGCTGGGGCACGATGCCGAGGGCCCCCCGCAGGTTCTTTGGGGAGATCTCCCCCAGGTACATGGGCACCACGTTAGAGGACAGACCTGGCGATGGGGCAGGACCATCAGACACAAGGAAACACTGTGTCAATCAGAAACACTTCAATAAGGACTGTTAGTGTTGCTCTGACCGGCACATATGCCAACCAGAACCCTGGCCACGATGATGATCTCATAGGACCGGATGGTCTCGCTGACCCCCATCATCACGGCAGGGACGATGGAGAAGATGTTGTTGAAGAGGAGGGTTCCCTTCCTGTCAGGTGATCACAGACGTCGGCCTCACGTCAATGTCTCACCAAGCAATGTACAATACATAGTAAAAAGACTGATGATGAAGATATGATGTTAATTAAATGTTGACATTACTTTGGCACTTTACTGACGTTTTCCGATGATTATTCCcatttctgtgtttgtgcgtgtgggtgtttatTTTCCTGTGTGTCGTGTGTTGTGGTTTTGTTAGAACctgtcatcatcatcttcttcatcttATTGCTAATGTTTAGGTAACCCGTACCCTGACAGTGATTTAACAACAAAATGTTGAGGTCACAGTCGGCTACGGATCTGGATAAAGCAATGCATCGTGGTTTTCATGGCTTAATCACTAGAGAAGTCCATGCTAGTGAAACCCAAAATCGCCCTTCTCGTGTGTTACCTCCCCAATTTGTTGACCAGGGGGGCCACCATGAGAGAGCCCAGCAAGCCCCCCAGAGGGTAcatggagacggagagggaccACAGCAGAGTCAGCACCTCCTCTTCCATCGGTACGCCATAGCGCTCCATATAGGTGGAGTTATAGAAGGCCTCAATGAACTGCAGAGTAACAGCAAATCAGGACAGTGAGGTCCCCTGTAGACCACTGTGTTGTGGATGGAGTGTTAAATGGTGGAGGGATGGGGTGGTTTAGTTTACCAGTGAAGGGGAGTTGACCACGGCCACATTGTACCCGTATTGGAAGGAGGAACCGAATGCAGAAATGAGCGTGGCCAAGACGAGGACCGCAGTCAATCTCTGTCAGTGGATATCAGGAAAATGTATTAAATTCAATCATCCCAGCTAGGAACCTCAAAGCTTGTCGCCACAGTTTTGTCATATTATTTTACCTGACAGTAGCCCGTTATATGAACTGACAAAATCGTACTCACTACTTTAATATGACATCAAACATCAGTGGGGAGAGGGGCTGTGAAAAAGGTTCAGTACTCACCCCTTTTCTCTTGGATGGATTCCCCCAGTCCTGCTGGTCGGTCATGGCTGCCTGCCGGGTCTGTGTATGGATTCGTTGTTAGAGGAGCTGATAGTTGCCTGGCGGTGTACTGATCTTTGGACTGGGGCTCAGAGGGCATTGCTATCAGGGTTTACTGGCTTTGTAATTATCATGTCGTCTATTGCTGATTAATCCGCTTTTCACTTGTTAAAGAAACATATTCAAACGTTGCTCCTGCAGTTCAACCCTGATATGAAATAACGATATGTTAAGCCAGAGTGATCATTGTGCCTGTGGTCGACCCTTGTATTCCGAGTTTCAAACACAGTCGAAGGTGAAGAAGTTTTTTATTATAAGATGTTATCTCTCGATAAAGTCATGAGCGTGTAtttattgctttatttattACTTCTTGGGCTCTCTACTTaagactttctttttttacatagaGCACAGGAATTAGAGGCCAAAAAAACCTGGTCAGGGCTTACTGTTTGCTCTGGAAAATTTGAGGTGAAGCAATGAAGCGTTTATTTGATTGAAAAGTGTGTTATAGAGCAGGGAAACTTAGAATGAGCTCCCTCTGTTGGTTTTGGTCATTAATACTGCATCTGTAATGCTCTTGTCCCATTGTTAGTTTAAATAAATTGATGTTATTGTGGATAATAAAGGATTTGGTTATGTACTGATTTAAATGATGATGGTTTGGATGATAAAATAACCAAGCTACAGTAAAGCATGGTTCGACATGAAATTAACAATATCATTGGTGTTATGGAataatttgatatatttttataGGAAAGTTAAATTTCCTTAATCTAAAATCCACGCAATAGCCTTCACAACCTTGAAATAAATACATCGATTTTAATCTGACCGTTtaacataaatataaattaagTGATATTGCCACAGAAATGAGAGGCCTCTAATTGTTACATTGAGATTTTACATTATAGATATTATTTTTCATCCCCTTTTTTCAATACTGGAAATAGCAGTATGACTACAGATCCAGACTCCTAATGGGATTTCTCTTCAATATCTTGCTCAATGTCTCCATAATTCAGCCGTGGATAGACCACAGCTCCATGCACCTACTCCCAGGCTCCCTGCGCAGGCCGTCACTAAAGGGCAGCACACTTCATTTTATTCCAGAAGATGGAGCCATAGGTCCAGCGGTGAAGCTTTAAAGTCACTCCGGGTGCAAAGCCGGTTGTAATCGATCCGTTGTCAAGCTATTCCCAGACAATCACAGAAAGAAAGTATAGAATATAATGACCATGTTATTAGATAGCAGCAAAGATTTCCTTCAGAATGCAGTTTCCCTTTTCAATTGCCTAACTGGCATGAAGATATGGAAGCATATGATGCCCCTCAACTTATAGACACACACTACTCACATACCCAACACAACCTCTCCTTGCTCTTGTTGTCCTCCTAGCATAAGGAGCCATTGTGCGTGTGCTGCATATTCTATTTTGATCGCAAGAGTCATGAGTGGGATGCTTCCGGGCTTTGTGGGAttaatgtgtttctgtgttggtTCCAAGAACAATCATGACAATAGATTATCATGTCGTAAACAAAGCCTTTGCATTTCCTTAGCAAGTGCATGGTTAGTTCATTGCAGTGTGA
Encoded here:
- the slc2a5 gene encoding solute carrier family 2, facilitated glucose transporter member 5, which produces MTDQQDWGNPSKRKGRLTAVLVLATLISAFGSSFQYGYNVAVVNSPSLFIEAFYNSTYMERYGVPMEEEVLTLLWSLSVSMYPLGGLLGSLMVAPLVNKLGRKGTLLFNNIFSIVPAVMMGVSETIRSYEIIIVARVLVGICAGLSSNVVPMYLGEISPKNLRGALGIVPQLFITIGILSAQVLGIRNILGNSTGWPLMLGLTGIPAVVELLLLPLFPESPRYLLIQRGDDTTARKALQRLRGWEEVDEELSEMRLENQSERAEGQLSVVSLLSQASLRWQLTSIIVMNMGQQLSGVNAIYYYADSIYASAGVQENHIQFVTVGTGAVNVVMTIAAVFIVEAAGRRLLLLIGFGICCAACVLLTIALKFQESLSWMPYLSIACIIIYVIGHAIGPSPIPYVVTTEIFRQSSRPAAFMVAGSVHWLCNFTVGLVFPFLERGLGPYSFIIFSGVCLATFIYIWMVVQETKNKTFLEISQMFAKKNKVEIKQAYGDEPLKGSEVGPEDVLSDTAF